Part of the bacterium genome is shown below.
CGGTGTCTGGTAAGGGATCGTTCCAGACTCAGGTGGCTTCAGGGGCAGTCCGTCACCATCGTTGAAGGTGACCTCAACTCCCATTCGGTTATCCGGGAGGCCGCATCGGGTACAGATGCGGTTTTTCATCTTGCAGGCGTGACGGCGGCCGGGTCCAGAGAAACCTACCGAAAGATAAACGCAGAAGGATGCAGGTCGGTTGCGGCAGCTGCTCTGTCGGCTCCGCATCCGCCGGATGTTTTTATCTATATGTCCAGCCTCGCGGCTATTGGACCCGGACATTTTGATGAAGTGGTGACGGAGAACCGTGTTCCACATCCGGTCACCGATTATGGGCGGAGCAAGCTTGCGGGTGAGCGGATCCTTTCGGAAATGGGTCCCTTGCCCCTGGTTGTGGTTCGACCTCCCGCAGTCTACGGGCCCCGGGATCGGGGAATCTTCCCTCTGTTTAAGTTGGCATCGATGGGGATCTTTCCGATTTTTAATTCCAAGGCCAGGATCAGCATCATCCATGTGGAGGATCTGGTCAGAGGGGTCATTAGTGCGGCTGTAAAGGGGCGGGTAGGGGAGACCTATTTTCTGACCTATCCTACGGCGGTGGATGCACGTGACTTTCCTGATCTTTTCGGCAATGCATTAGGACGCAGGGTGAGGACTCTCAGGGTACCTGTGCCGGTGCTTAAAGCAGTCGCAGCGGTATCGGAAACATGGGGTCGGGTTACGGGAAACATGCCGGTTTTTAACCGGGACAAGGTCAATGAACTTGTGGCAACATGGTTGGTATGCTCCTGGGAAAAGGCTCAAAAGGAGATCGCTTTTGAGGCCAACCGAGGCCTTGTGGATGGTCTTTCCGAGACAGCAAAATGGTACAGGGATCAGGGATGGTTGTGACCCTGTTGTCGATGGGTTCTTGATCAAGGTGAAAAAACATCAATATTGTCAGAGTGATCATCTTGAAAAAAACGGGGAAGGGTTTTTTGAGGGAGTCAATTAAGGGAGGGAACCAAGTGGGAATTTTCGACAAGTGCACCAGCTACAACATTCCGGACAAGATCATCGAAGCCGGGATGTATCCCTACTTCAGGATGATAGAGTCCCAGCAGGACCCGGTGGTCATCATGGACGGCCGGGAAGTCATCATGATCGGGTCCAACAACTACCTCGGACTCACATCCCACCCCAAGGTCAAGGAAGCCGCTATCGAAGCCATCAGGAAATACGGGACCGGGTGCGCTGGTTCCCGTT
Proteins encoded:
- a CDS encoding NAD-dependent epimerase/dehydratase family protein, which produces MPSREIRTCFVTGGTGFIGSHLVGHLLQRGCEVRCLVRDRSRLRWLQGQSVTIVEGDLNSHSVIREAASGTDAVFHLAGVTAAGSRETYRKINAEGCRSVAAAALSAPHPPDVFIYMSSLAAIGPGHFDEVVTENRVPHPVTDYGRSKLAGERILSEMGPLPLVVVRPPAVYGPRDRGIFPLFKLASMGIFPIFNSKARISIIHVEDLVRGVISAAVKGRVGETYFLTYPTAVDARDFPDLFGNALGRRVRTLRVPVPVLKAVAAVSETWGRVTGNMPVFNRDKVNELVATWLVCSWEKAQKEIAFEANRGLVDGLSETAKWYRDQGWL